The DNA region CCGCGTCATCGAACGCCGTGCCACCGGCCTCTTCCATCTGAGCAACAACCACCCGATCGCTCTCACCGCCTTTCTTCAAAACGTCTTCACCCGCCTCGACCTGCCCGCTCCGCGCCGCCGCATTCCCGTCTCCCGCGCCATGACCGCCGCCGCCTGCATCGAGACGCTCTACCGCCTCCTCCCATTCCTAGGCGAGCCCCCGATCACCCGCTTCGGCGTCTCCGTCTTCGCGTATTCGAAGACCATGGACGTCACCAAATCCCTCCGCAAACTCGGCACTCCCTCCGTCTCCCTCGACGAAGGCGTCGAGCGCTTCGTCCGCTGGCAAAAAGCGCAGCCATGACCGCTTCGCTCGTGATCGCTGCCGCCTACCTCGGCCAGCTCACCCTCAAAGCCCTCCTCGCCTCGCGCTACGCCCGCCACACGCGCCACCTCCCCGCCACGCCCGCTTCTGCCACTACGCCCGTCTCCATTCTCCAACCCATCCTCAGCGGCGACCCGCAACTCGCATCCACACTCGAATCCAATCGCCACACTTTCCCCACCGCGCACTTCCTCTGGCTAATCGACGAAACCGACCCTGAGGCCACGCTCATCTGCGAAAACCTCGCGTCCCGCTTTCCCGCTCAACCCATCCACGTCCTCCGTTGCGCTCCCCCACCCCAAGGCATCAACCCCAAAGCCCACAAGCTCGCCCTCGCCCTTCCGCTCGTCACGACATCAGTGTTCGTCGTCCTCGACGACGACACCCGCCTCTCCCCCGCCGGACTCACCGCCCTCATCGGCGGTCTCGACTCCGGCGCTACACTCGCCACCGGCCTCCCCCGCTATCACGCCGCAAACGGTCGCTTCAGCCCCTGGCTCGCCGAGTTCGTCAACTCCGCCGCCGTCCTCACCTACCTGCCCGCGCTCGCCGTCAGTCCGCCCGTCTCCATCCACGGCATGTGCTACGCCCTGCGCACCGCCGACGCCCGTCGCCTCAACGTATTCGAAACCATATCACGCGCCCTCACCGACGACCTCGCCCTCGCAGTGGAACTCCAGCGCCACGGCCTGAAAATCCACCAGACCATCGAACCCCACGACATCGCCACCTCAGTCCCGTCTTTCTCCGCGCTCCTGCACATCTTGCATCGCTGGTTCCTCTTCACGCGCCTGCTCCTCACCGCCTGCCCGCTCTCCCAAAAAATCGGGATCTCCGCCGCCTACGCACTTCCCCCGTTCCTCCTGATTACCCTCACCGCACTCGCCTTCACCTCGTGGTCCGCCGCGCTCGTTCTCACCGCTACACTCCTTCTTCGCGAAGTCGTCCTCGCCACCGTCACCCGCCAATTTCTCGGCCGCGCCACCTCCTCCCGTCGCGAACCCTTCGCCTCCGCCCTCCTCGAAATCGCCCAGCCCGCCTTCCTCCTCGCCGCCACGCTCCACACCACTATCCGCTGGCGCACCCGCACGATCCGCGTCCGCTCCGTCACTGACTTCGAGTACCTATGAAGCCCGCGCTCACCATCGCCTTCTTCACCGGCCAAAGCGCCCCCGGCCACTGCGCGCTCAGCCCCGAACAGGAAAACTTCCTCGCCCTCCTCGCCGCTCCCACCGGTGAAAATTCCTTCAACCGCCTCCTGCTCAACTTTCCCTACATCCCCGATTCCCGCCCCTTCCGCGACACCCCGCTGCTCCGCGCCTCCTGGAATAACCTCCTCGGCTACGCCCGCTCGCGCCGTCCGTCCTTTATTCTCAACTACCGCCCTTCCGTCTTCGCCGCGATCGCGCGCGCCACCCACACCATCTTCCTCGCCGGCAGCTCCGGCCTCGAACTTTTCAACAACCTCGATCTCCCCGAATCCGCCGAGCGCCGCTGCACGTTGATCTGCTACGGCCCTATCGCACGACGTCTCCCGCGCCACGCCACCACCATCATCGTCCAGG from Nibricoccus aquaticus includes:
- a CDS encoding glycosyltransferase family 2 protein is translated as MTASLVIAAAYLGQLTLKALLASRYARHTRHLPATPASATTPVSILQPILSGDPQLASTLESNRHTFPTAHFLWLIDETDPEATLICENLASRFPAQPIHVLRCAPPPQGINPKAHKLALALPLVTTSVFVVLDDDTRLSPAGLTALIGGLDSGATLATGLPRYHAANGRFSPWLAEFVNSAAVLTYLPALAVSPPVSIHGMCYALRTADARRLNVFETISRALTDDLALAVELQRHGLKIHQTIEPHDIATSVPSFSALLHILHRWFLFTRLLLTACPLSQKIGISAAYALPPFLLITLTALAFTSWSAALVLTATLLLREVVLATVTRQFLGRATSSRREPFASALLEIAQPAFLLAATLHTTIRWRTRTIRVRSVTDFEYL